A single window of Paracoccus albus DNA harbors:
- a CDS encoding acyl-CoA dehydrogenase, with the protein MPYRAPVDQIKFILDNVVPFDKVAATDDFAEASGDMVDAILTEAGRMAAEVLAPLNVAGDQNPARLENGVLRSSPGFDKGFAAIAEGGWIGLSADPEHGGAGLPQSLNMSVAEMIAGACLSLQLNPLLTQGQIEALEHHATDEMKALYLPKLISGEWNGTMNLTEPGAGSDVGALKTKAEPNGDGSYSITGQKIFITWGDSDVNENTCHAVLARLPDGVKGTKGISLFMVPKFLPDENGKPGQANSLKVVSLEHKMGIHGSPTCVMSYEGAKGWLIGKEHGGMAAMFTMMNAARLGVGVQGVGVAEAALQKATEYAAEREQFGPIIRHADVRRMLAVSRAEVFAARAICLACATALDLANATGEDEWSARAALLTPIAKAYGTDVGCRVADAGVQVHGGMGYIEETGASQYLRDVRITPIYEGTNGIQAMDLVGRKMMDGGAAAQALLDEIQDEARGHSQTFGARAEAVWTAAQTLSEATAKLLEMDMNDRNAGAVPYLSAFALVLGAHYHLKAGAAGGEDEKALARIFIDRLLPRHEADLAEVMAGVADLEAVSDAALGLA; encoded by the coding sequence ATGCCGTATCGTGCGCCCGTGGATCAGATTAAGTTCATTCTCGACAACGTAGTTCCATTCGACAAGGTCGCCGCGACGGACGACTTCGCGGAGGCCAGCGGCGACATGGTTGATGCCATCCTGACCGAAGCAGGCCGAATGGCCGCCGAAGTGCTGGCGCCGTTGAACGTGGCTGGCGACCAGAATCCGGCCCGGCTTGAAAACGGTGTGCTGCGCTCCTCGCCCGGCTTTGACAAGGGTTTTGCCGCAATTGCCGAGGGGGGCTGGATCGGTCTGTCTGCCGATCCCGAACATGGCGGCGCGGGCTTGCCGCAATCGCTGAACATGTCGGTGGCGGAAATGATCGCCGGTGCTTGCCTGTCATTGCAGCTTAACCCGCTGCTGACGCAGGGCCAGATCGAGGCGTTGGAGCATCATGCGACTGACGAGATGAAGGCGCTCTACCTGCCGAAACTGATTTCGGGAGAGTGGAACGGGACCATGAACCTGACCGAGCCCGGCGCCGGCTCGGATGTGGGGGCACTGAAAACGAAGGCAGAGCCGAATGGCGACGGCAGCTATTCGATCACCGGGCAGAAGATCTTCATCACATGGGGCGACAGCGATGTGAATGAGAACACATGTCACGCCGTTCTTGCGCGCCTGCCTGACGGGGTGAAGGGGACCAAGGGGATCAGCCTGTTCATGGTGCCGAAATTCCTGCCCGACGAAAACGGCAAGCCTGGACAGGCAAACAGCCTCAAGGTCGTTTCGCTTGAGCACAAGATGGGCATCCACGGCTCTCCGACCTGCGTGATGAGCTATGAGGGTGCGAAGGGCTGGCTGATCGGGAAAGAACATGGCGGGATGGCCGCGATGTTCACCATGATGAACGCAGCCCGTCTGGGTGTCGGTGTGCAGGGCGTTGGTGTTGCCGAGGCAGCGCTGCAAAAAGCCACCGAATACGCGGCAGAGCGCGAACAGTTCGGCCCGATCATCCGTCACGCCGATGTGCGTCGAATGCTGGCCGTGTCGCGGGCAGAGGTCTTTGCCGCCCGCGCGATCTGCCTGGCCTGCGCGACGGCACTTGATCTGGCCAATGCGACGGGCGAGGACGAATGGTCTGCCCGCGCGGCCCTGCTGACGCCGATTGCAAAGGCCTATGGCACCGATGTCGGCTGCCGCGTTGCCGATGCGGGTGTGCAGGTTCACGGCGGTATGGGATATATTGAGGAGACCGGTGCCTCGCAATATCTGCGCGACGTTCGCATCACCCCGATCTATGAAGGCACCAACGGGATTCAGGCAATGGACCTCGTCGGTCGCAAGATGATGGATGGTGGTGCGGCGGCACAGGCTTTGCTGGATGAGATACAGGATGAGGCCCGCGGCCACAGCCAGACCTTCGGCGCGCGTGCCGAGGCTGTCTGGACAGCCGCGCAAACCTTGTCCGAGGCGACGGCCAAACTGCTGGAAATGGATATGAACGACCGCAATGCCGGCGCGGTCCCCTATCTGTCGGCTTTCGCGCTTGTTCTTGGTGCGCATTATCACCTGAAGGCCGGTGCGGCTGGCGGTGAGGACGAAAAGGCACTCGCCCGGATCTTCATCGATCGCCTGCTGCCCCGACATGAGGCCGATCTGGCAGAGGTCATGGCAGGCGTGGCCGATCTGGAAGCTGTCAGCGACGCAGCGCTTGGCCTCGCGTGA
- a CDS encoding tetratricopeptide repeat protein, translating to MKFINLVVLALLIAQPAVAERFAQDARPPLPRPEQLTQNGEAEETAEDDTPPAPLTRDLAGPYLAARTAALENEYASAADYYLRALRQDPTSEYLGDSALVALLAAGEVDRAVELAENRPLEGAMSSRLVELVERARAAESQDWARLLELLDGNSEGNDGSERLLDGMLHAWALLGDGRAADADAAFEQIRQIQGTDNLVNYHMALAKALVGDFEAAAGLLDSDNPEQNVMAAIVRAQVLAQLDRRDEALQVMEQVRGIGIDGVADELARKLEAGEPVAFDTVQDPRDGIAQVYLTFATLLANDVDPNPLALIHARLASYIAPDMADARLMVAQMLQALGQFDAAEEEFDLLRDKGQLRPTAELLRIDALARSDHMADAEKAALALTAARPDLPQGWIALGDLMRQQEKWTQAVPAYDKAIALIDPENQQEIWFPTYARAIALERLGQFDRAETDLKAALEIQPDNPQLLNYLGYSYVDRGENLDEALQLIERAVELSPNDGYILDSLGWAMYRLGRYEEAVAPQERAVAAMSSDPLVNDHLGDIYWMVDRKREAEIQWKRALSFEPETEEQANRIRAKLDRGLDAVLAEEAENGGSLPVPMPVDIPTEPAQPSD from the coding sequence ATGAAATTCATTAATCTAGTGGTTCTCGCCCTTCTGATCGCGCAGCCTGCGGTCGCAGAGCGTTTTGCGCAAGACGCGCGGCCTCCTCTGCCACGCCCCGAACAGCTGACGCAGAACGGTGAGGCAGAAGAAACGGCAGAGGACGATACGCCGCCCGCACCGCTGACCCGTGATCTGGCGGGTCCTTATCTGGCGGCGAGGACGGCCGCACTGGAAAATGAATATGCCTCAGCCGCCGATTATTACCTGCGTGCGCTAAGGCAGGACCCGACATCGGAATACCTTGGTGACAGTGCGCTTGTGGCTCTGCTTGCCGCAGGGGAGGTCGACCGGGCCGTGGAACTGGCCGAGAATCGCCCGCTGGAGGGCGCAATGTCGTCCAGGCTGGTCGAATTGGTTGAGCGTGCGCGGGCTGCGGAGAGCCAGGATTGGGCACGATTGCTGGAATTGCTTGATGGAAACAGCGAAGGCAATGACGGCAGCGAACGGCTTCTGGATGGCATGTTGCACGCATGGGCCCTGCTGGGCGATGGACGGGCCGCCGATGCCGACGCGGCCTTCGAACAGATCCGCCAGATTCAGGGTACGGACAATCTGGTGAACTATCACATGGCGCTTGCAAAGGCGCTTGTCGGCGATTTCGAGGCGGCGGCCGGCCTGCTGGACAGCGACAATCCCGAACAGAACGTTATGGCTGCCATTGTGCGGGCCCAGGTGCTGGCCCAGCTTGACCGGCGGGACGAGGCGCTGCAGGTCATGGAGCAGGTCCGTGGCATCGGTATCGACGGCGTCGCCGATGAACTTGCCCGCAAGCTGGAAGCGGGTGAGCCGGTCGCTTTCGATACCGTGCAGGACCCTCGGGACGGTATCGCGCAGGTTTATCTGACCTTCGCCACGCTGCTGGCAAATGATGTCGATCCCAATCCGCTGGCTTTGATCCATGCAAGACTTGCCAGCTATATCGCGCCGGATATGGCTGACGCGCGCCTGATGGTTGCCCAGATGCTGCAAGCACTGGGCCAGTTCGACGCGGCCGAGGAAGAATTCGACTTGCTGCGGGACAAAGGCCAGCTTCGCCCGACCGCAGAGCTGCTGCGCATCGATGCCCTTGCCCGATCCGATCATATGGCCGATGCCGAAAAGGCGGCACTTGCGCTGACCGCTGCACGCCCCGATCTTCCACAGGGCTGGATTGCCCTGGGTGATCTGATGCGCCAGCAGGAGAAATGGACGCAGGCGGTTCCGGCCTACGACAAGGCGATTGCCCTGATTGATCCGGAAAATCAGCAGGAAATCTGGTTCCCGACCTATGCCCGCGCCATAGCACTGGAACGTCTTGGCCAATTCGACCGGGCTGAAACCGACCTGAAAGCCGCGTTGGAAATCCAGCCGGACAATCCGCAATTGCTGAATTATCTGGGCTATTCCTATGTGGACCGCGGCGAAAATCTGGACGAGGCGCTGCAGTTGATCGAACGCGCGGTCGAGCTGTCGCCGAACGATGGCTATATTCTCGATTCGCTCGGCTGGGCAATGTATCGTCTTGGCCGCTATGAAGAGGCGGTCGCCCCGCAGGAACGTGCGGTTGCCGCGATGTCCAGCGATCCGTTGGTGAACGATCATCTTGGCGATATCTACTGGATGGTTGATCGTAAGCGAGAGGCTGAAATCCAGTGGAAACGTGCGCTGAGCTTTGAGCCGGAGACCGAGGAACAGGCAAATCGCATTCGCGCCAAGCTGGATCGTGGCCTCGATGCGGTGCTGGCCGAAGAGGCTGAAAATGGCGGTTCGCTGCCGGTTCCAATGCCCGTCGACATACCGACAGAGCCGGCACAACCCTCGGATTGA
- a CDS encoding aa3-type cytochrome c oxidase subunit IV: MADHEVTEHEHGTMDVSDHQKTFAAFIRFSTWVCILAAVALVFMALTNA, from the coding sequence ATGGCAGATCATGAAGTGACAGAACACGAACACGGCACGATGGACGTAAGCGACCATCAGAAGACCTTCGCGGCATTCATCCGTTTTTCGACCTGGGTCTGCATTCTTGCCGCAGTTGCCCTGGTCTTCATGGCACTGACGAACGCCTGA
- the acpS gene encoding holo-ACP synthase, with protein sequence MILGIGTDLANIERIQGVLERHGDRFRNRVFTPTELAKAARRKDEAGTLAKRWAAKEACSKALGTGLAMGIAWKDMAVSNMRTGQPVMHLTGWAAERLAKMTPDGFEAVVHVTLTDDHPWAQAFVVIEALPSAA encoded by the coding sequence GTGATCCTGGGAATTGGCACGGATCTTGCGAATATTGAACGTATTCAAGGGGTTCTGGAACGACATGGCGACCGATTCCGGAACCGGGTCTTTACCCCGACAGAGCTTGCCAAGGCCGCGCGCCGCAAGGACGAGGCGGGCACGCTGGCCAAGCGTTGGGCCGCGAAAGAGGCTTGTTCAAAAGCGCTAGGGACCGGGCTTGCGATGGGGATCGCCTGGAAGGATATGGCGGTGTCGAACATGCGGACGGGCCAGCCCGTGATGCATCTGACGGGCTGGGCGGCGGAGCGTTTGGCGAAGATGACCCCGGACGGATTTGAGGCCGTGGTGCATGTCACACTGACCGACGATCACCCCTGGGCGCAGGCTTTCGTGGTGATCGAGGCGCTGCCGTCCGCGGCGTGA
- a CDS encoding GNAT family N-acetyltransferase, translating to MLPNLDTARLHLRPRGMADLESCLTMDRDPQVTRFIPGPWADPIRHRAFVTERISADYCPGLGYWSIFHRHRPSDFLGWVLLIPEDMTGPEVEIGWRLTRSARGQGIATEAARAVAEHGLKVFGLSHIIARIDPGNIASVKVAERIGMRLSAAGPKENLYHLTRADLAPPRMS from the coding sequence ATGTTGCCAAATCTGGACACCGCCCGGCTGCATCTGCGACCGCGCGGCATGGCCGATCTGGAATCATGTCTGACCATGGATCGGGATCCGCAGGTGACGCGCTTCATCCCCGGTCCATGGGCCGACCCGATCCGCCATCGCGCCTTCGTCACGGAACGCATCAGTGCCGATTACTGCCCCGGACTCGGCTACTGGTCCATCTTCCACCGGCATCGCCCCTCGGACTTCCTCGGCTGGGTCCTGCTCATCCCCGAGGACATGACCGGACCAGAAGTCGAAATCGGCTGGCGCCTCACCCGCAGCGCAAGGGGCCAAGGCATCGCCACAGAAGCTGCCCGGGCCGTCGCGGAACACGGCCTCAAGGTCTTCGGCTTGTCGCACATCATCGCCCGAATCGACCCCGGCAACATCGCGTCGGTCAAAGTGGCGGAAAGGATCGGGATGCGCCTCTCGGCAGCCGGTCCGAAAGAAAATCTCTACCACCTGACACGCGCCGACCTTGCACCCCCCAGAATGTCGTAA
- the greA gene encoding transcription elongation factor GreA encodes MEKIPMTRAGYNKLDAELRELKGKERPAIIAAISEAREHGDLSENAEYHSAREKQSFIEGRITELEGVLSRSEVIDPSKLSGGIKFGATVDLLDEDTDEEKTYQIVGEHEASLEKGLLNLRSPLARALIGKEEGDSVDVQTPGGVRSYEILSVRFE; translated from the coding sequence ATGGAAAAGATCCCCATGACCCGCGCCGGCTACAATAAGCTTGATGCAGAGCTGCGTGAACTCAAGGGAAAGGAACGCCCCGCCATCATCGCCGCTATTTCCGAAGCGCGCGAACACGGCGACCTGTCCGAGAATGCCGAATATCATTCTGCCCGCGAAAAGCAGAGCTTCATCGAAGGCCGCATCACAGAGCTTGAGGGCGTCCTGTCGCGCTCCGAAGTCATCGACCCCTCGAAATTGTCGGGCGGGATCAAATTCGGTGCCACGGTCGATCTGCTGGACGAAGACACGGATGAGGAAAAGACCTATCAGATCGTCGGGGAGCATGAAGCAAGCCTTGAAAAAGGGCTGCTGAACCTGCGTTCGCCGCTGGCCCGCGCCCTGATTGGCAAGGAAGAGGGCGATTCCGTCGATGTACAGACGCCGGGCGGGGTACGCAGCTATGAAATCCTGTCGGTCCGGTTCGAGTGA
- a CDS encoding 4-(cytidine 5'-diphospho)-2-C-methyl-D-erythritol kinase, with translation MEITEFAPAKLNLALHITGLREDGYHMLDSLVVFAGTGDQVALLPGPLSLTMDGPFASCLSTHDNLCLKAAQMAGADVQIALTKNLPVASGIGGGSADAAAVLRGLGRMGVALPSRPEQLGADVPVCLAGVPTRMRGVGEILEPLPPMPDLHLVLVNPRLEVSTSDVFRRLETKENPPLPELPDSFDLHGLVAYLTGCRNDLQVPAISLCPAIATVLRALQDEGALLARMSGSGATCFGLFESASAAGLAAYRIGAAYEDWWITATGLAPVTAAG, from the coding sequence ATGGAAATCACCGAATTTGCGCCGGCAAAGTTGAACCTTGCACTGCACATCACGGGGTTGCGCGAAGACGGCTACCATATGCTGGATTCTCTGGTCGTGTTCGCTGGTACGGGTGATCAGGTGGCCCTTTTGCCGGGGCCGCTTTCGCTGACAATGGACGGGCCGTTCGCGTCCTGCCTTTCCACCCATGATAATCTTTGCCTGAAAGCAGCACAGATGGCGGGTGCCGATGTTCAGATTGCGCTGACGAAGAACCTGCCGGTCGCGTCCGGCATCGGCGGCGGGTCCGCAGATGCAGCGGCGGTGCTGCGCGGATTGGGCAGGATGGGTGTCGCCTTGCCATCCCGGCCTGAACAGCTTGGCGCTGATGTGCCTGTCTGCCTTGCGGGCGTTCCAACGCGCATGCGCGGTGTCGGAGAGATACTCGAACCCCTGCCGCCAATGCCCGACCTGCATCTGGTGCTGGTCAATCCGCGCCTTGAGGTTTCGACTTCGGACGTGTTCAGGCGCCTTGAGACAAAGGAAAACCCGCCATTGCCCGAACTGCCGGACAGCTTCGATCTGCATGGGTTGGTTGCCTATCTGACGGGCTGCCGGAATGACCTTCAGGTACCGGCAATATCGCTTTGTCCTGCCATCGCGACGGTTTTACGCGCATTGCAGGACGAAGGTGCGCTGCTTGCCCGGATGTCAGGCTCTGGTGCGACATGCTTTGGGCTGTTTGAAAGCGCGTCTGCTGCGGGCCTTGCGGCGTATCGGATTGGCGCGGCTTATGAGGATTGGTGGATCACGGCAACAGGACTCGCGCCTGTGACAGCGGCGGGCTAA
- a CDS encoding AzlD domain-containing protein, producing the protein MINYSTFQIWLVIALVGAGTFFMRYSFLGAIGNRPMPPWLLRILRYTAVSVLPALAAPLVLWPDAANGQPDPARLAAACATVVAGVMTRSALAAILAGAAMLSLGLYLS; encoded by the coding sequence ATGATAAACTACAGCACGTTTCAGATCTGGCTGGTCATCGCACTTGTCGGCGCCGGAACCTTCTTCATGCGCTACAGCTTTCTGGGCGCGATAGGGAACCGGCCGATGCCGCCGTGGCTGCTGCGCATCCTGCGCTATACTGCGGTTTCGGTCCTTCCGGCACTGGCGGCGCCGCTGGTGCTTTGGCCGGATGCAGCAAACGGTCAGCCTGATCCGGCGCGGCTGGCCGCGGCTTGCGCAACGGTTGTTGCCGGTGTGATGACGCGCAGCGCATTGGCCGCCATCCTTGCGGGGGCGGCCATGCTGAGTTTGGGGCTCTACCTGTCGTAG
- a CDS encoding MBL fold metallo-hydrolase: MSAAIRYPWETAPTNGEAVQVAEGVLWMRLPLPMKLDHVNVYAFEDGDGWTLVDTGFDNGKARAIWQLLLDGPLAGRPVNRVIATHHHPDHLGLAGWFMDHGAAFWTTRTAWLMARMLVIDEQQAPPPESIAFWRAAGMPPGLLAQRAAERPFNFADCVHPIPAGYRRIVEGEMLHFGGRSWKVAIGNGHAPEHATFWSMDDDLVIGGDQLLPGISPNLGVYPTEPEADPVGEWLESCGRFAKMAEDRHLILPGHKLPFTGLPLRLAQMQENHVAALDRVAAAMADSAMTAVDCFPVLFKRPIGTGEFGLALVESVAHINNLARACRITRAGTNNHGGVLWRAAA, encoded by the coding sequence GTGAGCGCAGCTATCAGATACCCGTGGGAGACAGCACCCACCAACGGTGAGGCGGTTCAGGTTGCCGAGGGCGTGCTTTGGATGCGCCTGCCGCTTCCAATGAAGCTGGACCATGTGAACGTTTATGCCTTTGAAGACGGTGACGGTTGGACTTTGGTCGATACCGGCTTTGACAACGGCAAGGCCCGCGCAATCTGGCAGCTCTTGCTGGATGGTCCCTTGGCGGGCCGTCCGGTTAACCGGGTGATCGCGACCCACCATCACCCGGATCATCTGGGGCTGGCCGGCTGGTTCATGGATCACGGGGCCGCTTTCTGGACGACGCGCACCGCTTGGCTGATGGCCCGTATGCTGGTGATCGACGAACAACAGGCCCCGCCGCCAGAAAGCATCGCGTTCTGGCGGGCTGCCGGAATGCCGCCGGGCCTTCTGGCGCAGCGCGCGGCAGAGCGACCGTTCAATTTCGCTGATTGCGTTCACCCGATACCCGCAGGTTATCGGCGCATTGTCGAGGGTGAAATGCTGCATTTCGGTGGCCGCAGCTGGAAGGTCGCCATCGGCAATGGCCACGCGCCGGAACATGCGACCTTCTGGTCGATGGATGATGATCTGGTGATTGGCGGCGACCAGCTTTTGCCCGGCATCTCGCCCAATCTTGGGGTCTACCCGACCGAGCCAGAGGCGGACCCGGTGGGGGAATGGCTGGAAAGCTGCGGACGTTTCGCAAAGATGGCAGAGGACCGGCATCTGATTCTGCCAGGTCATAAACTGCCCTTCACCGGCCTACCCCTGCGTCTGGCGCAAATGCAGGAAAACCATGTGGCCGCGCTCGACCGAGTGGCAGCGGCTATGGCTGATTCTGCGATGACCGCGGTTGATTGCTTCCCGGTGCTGTTCAAACGTCCGATCGGAACAGGGGAATTCGGCCTCGCGCTTGTCGAATCGGTCGCACATATCAACAACCTTGCCAGAGCATGCAGGATCACACGCGCAGGCACGAATAATCACGGTGGCGTGCTGTGGCGCGCGGCGGCGTGA
- a CDS encoding AzlC family ABC transporter permease, translated as MKNAKQRANRRAAAIEASRTRALARNPLQSALHGAVQSTPFLLVMIPFGLLFGVVATKAGFNLPEVMGFTVLVLAGASQFTAVQLMTDHAPVWLVVLSCVAVNLRMAMYSASLVPWLGSATQMSRAAVAYALIDQTYVLSIDYFQNTPRLSMTQRLSYFAGTAVVMCGSWILFCFIGATAGRAIPASIPLDFVVPITFLAMIAPALRTPAHVAAATVAVVVSLALAWLPAGVGPMIAAVLAMLTGAGVETLLLRRRASR; from the coding sequence ATGAAGAACGCAAAGCAACGCGCAAATCGCCGCGCCGCCGCGATAGAAGCCTCACGCACGCGGGCACTGGCCCGCAACCCGCTGCAAAGTGCGCTTCATGGTGCTGTGCAGTCGACCCCGTTCCTGCTGGTGATGATTCCGTTCGGGCTGCTGTTCGGGGTGGTCGCGACCAAGGCGGGCTTCAACCTGCCCGAAGTGATGGGCTTCACCGTCCTCGTGCTGGCGGGCGCATCGCAGTTCACGGCCGTGCAGTTGATGACCGATCATGCGCCGGTGTGGCTTGTGGTCCTGTCATGTGTGGCGGTGAACCTTCGGATGGCGATGTATTCTGCCTCGCTGGTGCCATGGCTGGGCAGCGCAACGCAGATGTCGCGCGCAGCGGTGGCCTATGCGCTGATAGATCAGACCTATGTCCTTTCCATCGACTATTTCCAGAACACGCCAAGGCTGAGCATGACACAGCGCCTGTCCTACTTTGCCGGAACCGCTGTCGTGATGTGCGGTTCGTGGATTCTGTTCTGCTTTATCGGTGCGACGGCAGGGCGTGCGATACCGGCAAGCATCCCGCTGGATTTCGTCGTGCCGATCACCTTTCTGGCCATGATCGCACCGGCGCTGCGCACCCCGGCCCATGTCGCCGCCGCGACGGTCGCGGTTGTCGTATCGCTCGCCCTGGCGTGGTTGCCTGCTGGCGTGGGGCCGATGATTGCGGCGGTTCTTGCCATGCTGACCGGCGCAGGCGTTGAAACATTGCTGCTGCGGCGGAGGGCGAGCCGATGA
- a CDS encoding electron transfer flavoprotein-ubiquinone oxidoreductase gives MNDEKTAPDRESMDFDVVIVGGGPAGLSAAIRLKQIDADLNVVVLEKGSEIGAHILSGAVLDVSGLDALIPDWQDKGAPVSQEVTQDNFYILGEQGQMRVPNWPMPPLMSNHGKYIVSMGNVTRWMAEQAEAMGVEVFPGMACSALVMDGDRVAGVIAGEMGLNADGTPGPQYEPGMELRGKYVMLAEGVRGSLSKEVIAKYNLSDGHDPQKFGLGMKEIWEVDPAKFKAGTVTHTMGWPLGRNAGGGSFIYHFENNQVLVGFVVHLNYANPYLYPYMEFQRFKHHPMVAELLEGGKRVAYGARAITEGGWQSIPKLTFPGGVLLGCSAGLVNVPRIKGNHNAMLSGIAAANAAAAAIAEGREGDELTAYEDDLRSGPIAKDLKPVRNVKPIWSRMGLWASLALGGFDMWVANLTGWNPLGTWKHGKTDAAATGKAADHQQIDYPRPDGKLSFDRLTNVSFSFTNHEEDQPCHLKLKDPSIPISVNLPQYAEPAQRYCPAGVYEVIEEGGDARFQINFQNCVHCKTCDIKDPSQNINWTTPQGADGPNYPNM, from the coding sequence ATGAACGACGAGAAAACCGCCCCCGACCGTGAGTCGATGGATTTTGACGTTGTTATTGTTGGCGGCGGTCCTGCGGGCTTGTCTGCGGCGATCCGGCTGAAGCAGATTGATGCTGATCTGAATGTCGTTGTGCTGGAGAAGGGTTCCGAGATCGGGGCGCATATCCTTTCGGGGGCGGTTCTGGATGTCTCCGGCCTCGATGCGCTGATCCCGGATTGGCAGGACAAAGGAGCGCCGGTCAGCCAGGAGGTGACGCAGGATAACTTCTATATCCTGGGCGAGCAGGGGCAGATGCGGGTGCCGAACTGGCCGATGCCGCCTCTGATGAGCAATCATGGCAAATATATCGTCTCGATGGGCAATGTGACCCGCTGGATGGCCGAGCAGGCCGAGGCGATGGGGGTCGAGGTGTTTCCGGGCATGGCCTGTTCGGCGCTTGTCATGGATGGCGATCGGGTGGCGGGCGTCATCGCGGGCGAGATGGGTCTGAATGCCGACGGCACGCCGGGGCCGCAATACGAACCGGGGATGGAACTGCGCGGCAAATATGTGATGCTGGCCGAAGGGGTGCGGGGATCTCTGTCGAAAGAGGTGATCGCGAAATACAACCTCTCTGACGGGCATGATCCCCAGAAATTCGGCCTCGGCATGAAAGAGATCTGGGAGGTCGATCCGGCCAAGTTCAAAGCCGGGACCGTGACCCATACGATGGGCTGGCCGCTTGGCAGGAATGCCGGTGGCGGCAGCTTCATCTATCATTTCGAGAACAATCAGGTGCTGGTCGGCTTCGTCGTGCATCTGAACTATGCCAACCCCTATCTGTACCCTTATATGGAGTTCCAGCGTTTCAAGCATCACCCGATGGTGGCCGAACTGCTGGAGGGCGGAAAGCGCGTGGCTTATGGCGCGCGGGCCATCACCGAAGGCGGCTGGCAGTCGATCCCGAAGCTGACCTTCCCCGGCGGTGTCCTGCTGGGTTGTTCGGCCGGGCTGGTCAATGTGCCGCGCATCAAGGGCAACCATAATGCGATGCTGTCAGGCATTGCGGCGGCCAATGCGGCGGCGGCGGCGATTGCGGAAGGCCGCGAGGGCGATGAGCTGACCGCTTACGAAGATGACCTGCGCTCTGGCCCGATTGCCAAAGACCTGAAGCCGGTGCGCAACGTCAAGCCGATCTGGTCACGCATGGGGCTGTGGGCCAGCCTCGCGCTTGGCGGCTTCGATATGTGGGTGGCGAACCTGACCGGCTGGAACCCGCTGGGGACGTGGAAGCACGGCAAGACCGATGCCGCTGCGACCGGCAAGGCTGCGGATCACCAGCAGATCGACTATCCCAGGCCCGACGGCAAGCTGTCCTTCGACCGGCTGACCAATGTCAGCTTCAGCTTCACCAACCATGAAGAAGACCAGCCCTGCCATCTGAAGCTGAAGGATCCCTCGATCCCGATCAGCGTCAACCTGCCGCAATATGCCGAGCCCGCGCAGCGCTACTGCCCGGCCGGTGTCTATGAGGTGATCGAAGAGGGCGGCGATGCCCGCTTCCAGATCAACTTCCAGAACTGCGTCCACTGCAAGACCTGCGACATCAAGGACCCCAGCCAGAACATCAACTGGACAACACCGCAAGGCGCAGACGGGCCCAATTACCCGAATATGTGA
- a CDS encoding pyridoxine 5'-phosphate synthase → MLRLGVNIDHVATIRNARGTPWPDPLRAAKLAEDAGADGITAHLREDRRHISDADIDALMAGLRLPLNLEMAATAEMQTIALRHKPHAICLVPEKREERTTEGGLDVAGNDNALGRYIEPLREAGCRVSLFIGHEPAQIRAAARIGAAVVELHTGAYCDFDTEGRIAERDAELAGLQEGAALAASLGLEVHAGHGLTFDTVGPIAAIPEVKELNIGHFLIAESVFIGLPEAIKEMRRKMNEARA, encoded by the coding sequence ATGTTGAGACTCGGCGTGAATATTGACCATGTGGCGACGATCAGGAACGCGCGGGGCACGCCTTGGCCGGACCCGCTGCGCGCCGCCAAGCTGGCCGAGGATGCGGGCGCGGATGGCATTACCGCGCATCTGCGAGAGGACCGGCGCCATATCTCTGACGCTGATATTGATGCGCTGATGGCGGGTCTGCGCCTGCCGCTGAACCTCGAAATGGCGGCGACGGCCGAGATGCAGACCATTGCGCTGCGGCACAAACCGCACGCGATCTGCCTTGTGCCGGAAAAGCGGGAAGAGCGCACGACTGAAGGCGGGCTGGACGTCGCGGGCAACGACAACGCGCTTGGACGCTATATTGAACCGCTGCGCGAGGCGGGTTGCCGCGTCTCGCTGTTCATCGGTCATGAGCCTGCACAGATACGCGCGGCAGCCCGGATCGGTGCGGCTGTGGTAGAGTTGCATACCGGCGCCTATTGCGATTTCGACACCGAAGGCCGGATCGCGGAACGCGATGCCGAGCTGGCCGGCCTGCAAGAAGGCGCGGCACTGGCCGCAAGTTTGGGGCTGGAGGTTCACGCGGGCCACGGTCTAACCTTCGATACAGTTGGCCCGATTGCAGCGATCCCTGAGGTGAAGGAGCTGAATATCGGTCACTTCCTGATTGCGGAATCGGTCTTCATCGGCCTTCCGGAAGCAATCAAGGAGATGCGCCGCAAAATGAATGAGGCACGAGCATGA